The Chaetodon auriga isolate fChaAug3 chromosome 2, fChaAug3.hap1, whole genome shotgun sequence genome segment ACTGCTGATCATGATGAAGagcggcgtgtgtgtgtggatgtgtgctgtGCAGTAACTTGCATCACTGTGACATTAGGATGAGATCGCaaattagcaatgctaacagTTCTGgcatgtttcagctctgcatgGGTCCAGTTCAGTTTCAGGTAGTACATTAATGAGTCTTTTCAGGCTCTGGGATGAAATTTTGTTCCCATTAAGACCTCTACCTCCCACTGAGGTGTGATTAATCGCATCTGCGAAAGTGGGAAATGATCTTGATCTGCAGTGTTCTTGATTCATTCTTCCAAACTCAAACTCCAGTTTATAACGCAGCCTTTCTGATCTCTCAGCCCAAGCCAAGATGCCCCTGATGACATCAGTCATACGTTCCCTCCAGATATTATAGAGCTTGTTTTCACGGGCTGAACAGCACCCCCCTTGTAAACTTGCCAAATAACCAACCTCAGATCCAGGCAGGGCGAGCTGGAACCACTCTGAACCAACGTCAACCGGTCCTCCCTCAGACCAGCCCTGCACAACACACAGACCACAGCTCAGTGACGACCCTCTTCAAAGGCTTTAAAGAGCTTTTCAGACGTGAAATCATGAGATCAGACACAGAAAATCAGGTTTTAGGAGTTCTGGATGATAATGTTAAAAGGGGCCGTTTGCTCTCatcagtttgtgcttttttaaaaacactcactgaATCACTGGATCCATGGCAGCGATTCTCTCCGTCAATATTTGCAGCTCGCCGTTCGTTACGTCATTCAAAGCCGGACCAGAGTTACTGGCCAACACCACCTGAAGGCAGACGGACACAAGAGCTGGATTAACAGTTCATCGAGCTGAATATCTGTGACTTTATGTTGTTGCAGCTCCTCACCTCTGTTCCTCGAGAGAGAAGCTCTCTGACAAAAGGAATCACCCCTAGAATGATGTCTACTCCACTATTATCTACGAAAAACAAGGCACACTTATGAGGAGGACCCTGCAAGAGAAAACCAGGATGGATGGTATTCAAGCACTAATCAtaacgagcacacacacacagaaacaccatcGCAAGTATATGAAACATTACAGCTGAGTGctaaaaagctgcttttttctctttgcgTTTCATCAAACATAGCCGTGACTGATGCTGACGGCGTCTGAGTCACGTGTTTGTCTCCATCTGGACGCATCGCATCCTGTCAGGTGTCTTTGATAAAACCTCTAACCTCACACCAATAATGCTGCAATGaatgcatttgaaatgaaaaagcagaggaagagccTGACCTTGAGTCTCTCGAGCCACTGGTCATAGGAATCAATGAGCCACGGCCGctctgagaagaagaagaaattaaacaataagattaaaaaaaacaaaaacaaacagacactaaaagatgtgtgtgtccagtggtTCAACAGCAAATGCAAAAGGTACCTTCCAGCTGTCGCTTAGCTTCCTCGAACCCAAACTCAGGATCAGATTCGAGGACACTGTAtgacatcaaaataaaatatgcaaaagtgAGACAAATACCTGTCTGATCACAGTACAACCAGAATTACCACCTCATGTTTGAAAGCTTCTGCCAACCAATCAAGAAGCAGTTTACATCCCTGTCAGTCCAGACTCATAATAACTGTACTGAAGACTGAAGGAGTTAAATAAGAGGCATGAAGTGTCTTTTGTGGTCAGAAGTTCTCACTGTATTGACATGatgtcttcacttagagactgtaggactgatggagagcttcatcactcAGTGCAACACCAATCACAcgaagatcaatatcagcagaaccaatcagcTTATGGTGGAcgacaatgcttcaaatatggatgatgctgcaaagaagctacaaactgtaaaacaaatgcTTCACACACCAAACTTTCCAAACACCGACAGTAAAACATGGCAGCCCCTGCAGCCTGCACATCAAATCGGCCCTCATCAGTTCGTTTCTTAAAGAGCAGACCACAGCTGACCTTTAGGCAGTCGCTCACTTTAAGCttcaaacagcaacagagacTTAAAACACTCTCAAAGAATCATTGGGATGCGGTTCCTCTCTTTGTTGGGAGTAATGAGAAGCAGCCCTTTAATAGATTCTTTATTTCGGTTATTTTCAATTCACGCCGCCTCGGGGTAGCTCACTCAAAACAATGTAACGTGGCCAAACCCATTaccacagcagtggaaaaaCTCCCAGTTCAAACCAGAGCCCATCAAACCATCCACAATCAGGCAGAACAAAGCAACCACTCAACCGGGCAGCTCACAGGATATAAAAGCCATTAACTCCACTCACTCCGACACGGCCTTGGCTCCCCAGTCGAAGACATTCCCAGCCAGGACGCCCCTGACCAGGGCGAACTGTCTCTCCTCccagctcagctcctccagggACTTCACAGCCTTCTGGTAGTACTTGAGAGCTATGTCATTCTCCTTCTGTTTAATCTACGAGAGAGCACAGAGATGGTACAGCTGCTCTGAATGGAATAAAAGATCGGTGATCAGAAGCAAtaagagatgagagaaaaatgatttttcttaaaacaaCATGAGAATAGAGACTAATGGATCACCTAAATTTGACAATGAATCTGTGCAACACCATGAGACTGTATGAAAAACTGTAAGAAGTAGACAAATGAGCTCAGTGTGGGCCAAACCAGCCGTGTAGCACAcgaaaagaagacaaaaagagaagagaaaaggttGATAGATTTCGCTCAGACCTTAGAGTAGGGATCAGGAAAGTTGAACTCGTTTAAACAGTGTTCCCTCGTGTCTAACAGACTTCTGACAGTGAGGGATCCATAAGCACTAGGTGAGAAGAGAAGCACTCTACATTagccagagagaaaaacatacaCAGAACGGGGCTGGGGCGGTCGATGCATAGCCCTTTTCACTGGTACTGACGGTGCTCGTACTGCGGCTTGACAAAATGTTACAGATAAAAACTGGACTGGTTTATGAAAATCTGGCATTTTTTATGTCGATATCTTACATGTGCATCATTGACTGCAGTTTATTCTGATAAAATCACACTCATGCACTGCACCCGactctgaaacactgaaacaggaaacagattcAACATCAAAAACTTCCCTTTTATACTGAAAAGCACAcgtgcagtgacagcagctacGGAGACATGAAACTACAGCAGACGCTGAAGAAAAGGCTCGAGGTTCGGTCCACTACGAGCGACCTCTGGGACAAAcgtgcaaaaacaaaagcagtccTTACAAAGGCTGGTGGCGCAGGGTCTGAAGCTTGTGTCTGTATTTCTGACGGAACTTCTCGGCTCGCTCGGCTGCCTCCGGCATGTCGGGCTGGCTCGCTACGGCTCTCTTAACCACCTGCTCCGAAAAAACAAGAGCAGCAATCAGCCATGTTCACGGCCTCCGCAGCACACAAGcactgagtgaaaaaaaaaaacctcagacCTGTTCATCTCTTATGAAAAGCTGACCTGTAAACGCCAGATCTGCTTTACCACAGTTTATAACTTGCTCAATGAAATACGAAAAGGACTTTCTGGACGGACACTGTCTGTATGACGCGTCTTAATTTGAGACCGCTTGCCGTCCTACCCCATCAAGGGCCTCCTCGAAGCAGTACAGCCAGTATTCTCGGGCCAGCGCGTCCTCTGTGAGGTCCATGGTGTCGGGGATGTAAGATGAAGGGTCCTGCAGCAGCGGCAGATTCACCAGCTGCCTCTCCAGCCGGTCCATCTCCAGCATGTCAAACTAGacacaacaaagagacagaggggacacATGCTGTCATGCCCATAAGCTCAATGCTTCTCCCAGCTCTTCAAACGTCAAAGCCTATTGCTGCTGTCACTCCCAAAGATTCTTATTCTAGGACATATTTCCCTTTTTCTTAGCAGCACTGTGGTAGGTTTCACTCatgttagttttttttttcttcggtAAGACaacaaagaagcagagaggaggaaaagggaaggaaGATTCGAGCAAGATTTAATCCTAAAAGCCAGCGGAAGGCAGCAGGTTCATTAATTGTGGAACACAATCAATAGTCCATTAAAGAAAGTCAATTGTTTTTAAAGAACATACATTGAGTGGTACATCCTCACAGATGAACTAATATTTCACTTGCAGTCCTGCATCACACTTTGCCGGTTTGCACTCGTGAAAACTAGTTAATGAAAGCCGAGGAAAGAGCAGGAAATTCAGTGGTGAGAGTGGATTACAGGGCGGCTAATGCTAACAGAGGTTAACAGCTCCTCATTCTCTACACAGGCCTGCATGCTCAAATATCACACCGAGGAATCAGAAGGCAAAGTGGGAGTCAAAAACATCACACGCTCTTATTTTCCATCTTCACAGCACATGATCTGACCAAAAAAGGATTTAGTACGGGACAGAACAGCAGCGAGGCCTTCATCCAAATCAAAGCTGAGCTAAAACACCTGCTCTCAGGTCTCTCTTGTCCGGTGAACAGAGTGAATGCTGACATGACTGAATGCTGGAGTGGTTCCAGCTAGAGAACAAGGCGCTGTGAGCAGGAGCCACATGTCATCAAACCAGggcacacagagaagcagacgGAGGTACTTACGGGAAACTGAAGGAGAGAGTTAGGTAGACAGAGGAATGTGTGGAAAGGACATGAAAAGAAAGGTGATCAGAGATTAATGAGGGTCTTCTTACGATGCTTATGGACTCACTGAGGACAGAGGTGACGGAGATCAAAAACgaaatgtgacatgaaacttAAATCTAAAAACATCAGAAATTTGATGGGAGGAAGGTGAaatttaaaataacaataagCCTGCACACGAGTGAAACTAGGTCATTCGAGCGCTTTAAGTGGGCCCTTGTGGCCCATGACCCAGCTTCAGGTCTTCTATGTGATCAGTctttgcttcctctgcagactcaCCGTTCCACTGCGTGCACGCTGCATGGGATTCATATCTGGTGAAACGCTCATCAGGCCCGAGCTTCCTGCATAATTCTCACCCCAGCTGTACTGGTTTGGATCTGGAGGAGCACAAGATGTTGAATTATGACATTTATGGTAAAACTGTTTTACTATAGTGGATTAATATTTGGCCCCAAACTAAGTTAGATTTCATCATTATTTGACACAAATAGTTGTTTTGATACAAATTGTACTCTGTTAGTCTGCACTAGCATTACTACCTACAATAGGTCTTCCATATTCTGCCACTGCAGGTGTTAatgtgaaagacagacaggcatgtgaaaacatgcaagaatCTGTTTCCTGTAATACTACAAGTCTGCAGTCAGTCCTAATGTGTGAGGGAGGACATGAGAGAATAGATTCAGGCACAGTgactgtttacatgcacaaaatgaCAATATTCCTAATAAGCTGTTTATGTAGCTAATAAATATGAACGTTCTACTAATATTCACGCTGTCATGCAGCCATGCATTCTCCCTTTAACTAACACGGTCTTGCTCTTTCATTACTGAAAAGCTCTGCACTGCAATATTTGTGCATATCTAAAATCCTGCTGATATCTGAGTCTTTCACAATGTTTAAAAGTAGGTGCGTTTCTCCTTCTGACcagaaatgtgggcttttcttttgtgcatgcatCTCTACCTCAGCCTGGAAAACTGTTGGCTGTACAGCCCACAAAGCTGAGCCTAAACAGGCGAGAAGCTGTGTCACATATGACATTCATGTCTTTCAGGCTCACACTCATCAGTACAAACAGTAACCCAGCTGACACCTAAATGAGGACAATAATGTGCATTTGTAGggtttttttcttactgtcctcctctgctcctttcaGAAATGCTCCAATGGCTCCGAGATAACCTTCATGTCTCAGGAACAAGGCCTGAACTTCAccctaaaacaacaaaacatgagaaGATAACATGACTGTAAACGTCACGTTTGAGGgggtttgtttgtctttctggcCTGACCTTGGTGAAGAAGTTGATGCTGTAGGTGATGGTGTGCATAGTGACAGGGTGTCCTCGGATAAAGAAGCCTCCAAAGTAAACTCTGGACAGGTTGTGGAGCTTTGCATACAGACAGGCCAGCTGCCCGATGTCATTGCTGATCATATGGAGTAAACTCTTGGCCATGTCTTCTTTAGAGAACTCTACAATTCAGAACAGAATTATATCAACAGACGGCAAATGCTTCTTCACTGAAAAGCTGATTAtagcagctgaaaacacacttgAATCTTAAGGTACTAATATATTTTAACAGTACGATGGCAGCAACGCCTCTGTGAACCCTTTTCGGTCCAAAGCGTAACAAAATGATTTGACATCAGTATCAAAATCATGAACTACTGAATAATCGCTCAGCAGCGGCAGATGGACGGTGACAGGTTTTGTTTCAAGCTGCCAAAGCTGTGACTCTCTGCTGAATGCTGCCATCCCTACATTTCttaacagagagagaacagcgcCGCATCAGAACTGGGTGAGAGGTCATCAGTTCACTTCAACACAGGTTTGGTACTAAAACTGGAAAATATACAGCCTGCCTTACTGAGAAGACTCAAACAGAAATATACGCTGGACTCATTACAGTCTTTTATTACACCAACCTGAATGTACACATATATAACActacaggacaaaaaaaaacctcagtgtGCCCACGTGTCACCTTTGTCAGCAGTAGCAGACTTTCCAAAACTGCTCGCAATAAGGTCTCCAGTCAAGCCCAAAGAACCGTAAGATCCTCCATAGATATCTTTGACGAGCATATCGACGCTTGTGTGCTGCCCCTTTGAGGCCAACTGGAGCAACTCATCAAATCTCTGCAGGACAGAAAAGGGTAAAGTTCATGAGGCTTCAGGAAACCAAAAACTGAACAgagaagacaacaacaacagctgttaCAGTCTGACAGTAAGATATTTAGGATACCTTCGTTTTGGTGAGCAAGGCTCCAAGGCCCCAGAACGTCCCTCCACCTATTGAGCTTCCTCCTATTCGCTCGAATTTGTCCTCCGACTCAACCTGTTGAAGAATGAGAGCAGAAGACCCAGGTTTAGTCGAATGttagaaaaagacaaactttCACGATAAACACAGCAAAACCCAGACTCCAAAAAAGTGGGGACGTTGTGTCTGAACCCATGTACtgatctcctttatccaatcatgtgttcacaaagtggtgaacctcgctccatcttcgcttgtgaatgactgagcctttccaggatgtccctttcatacccaatcacgatCCTCTAACCTTTTACCAATCaacccgtttacctgtggaatgatccaaacaggtgtttttggagtgttccaCATCTTTTCCCAgactttagttgctcctgtcccaacttgtttgaaatgtgctgctgcatcaaattcagaataagcagatatttaagTACTGCTAACTTAGCATCTAACTAACCACTACTACCAATCATGTAATCAGCGAACAGTGTCAGCTCTACTTTAAAGTGTTGAACAGGGAGACCTTCTTTCCTGATTCACTTCCAAAGTTTACATTCATCAGTTATTACCTTGACTATGGAAACCCCAGAGCCGATGTTCACCAGCAGGTAAGGGAAGATGTCTGGTTGAGTCGTCTGAAAGCGGAACTCTGAGTCAGCATGCTTGGCGTACACGAACGCCTCGTGGGGGATGTTCCTCAGCACAAAGTTACAGCCCTTGATGAGACAGGTCATCTCATCCTCTTTGTCCACTCTGCCACAGTGTGAAGAATCATTTAGTTTAAATGAGACACAGCCAGCGCAGAGGACAGACAGTCTTGTCCTCCCTCTCGTAAATCAAATATTATGTGTGACCTTGTTTTTAGAATATCAGCcatttatatttttctaaacAGACTAGCTGTCTGAAACAAATACATAGACAATTTCACCTATTAGTTCCCCATTATCTTAGTTAAGAGAGTAATATCTCACTGGGAAACTGTAATATAAAGAGAGCGCTAATTCCATACGGATGCAGACAATAGCGAGTCAGCCATCATGTGAACGCTCTGCTGCGTTCACACGGTGTTCACCGGAAAAGTGGCTGTCACAGTTTGCAAGCCAGTGAACAGTAGATATTTTCCAGAGTCGTCTTCATAAGAAAGTGAAATCAAATTAGATCAAGTAATGTCTCTGAAACAATCATATTTGTCCTGTTTCAAACTCATTTACAGGAAGAGGGCAGGACattgctttgtgtgtgaatCAGCTCCAGTAATGTTGAAGACCATTGTTCATTCAATTTCCAGAATATGACAGAAATGTTCCTCCCtttctgttcctgtttgtgcatgcattATCTACAGAGCAGCGCTGTGCAGCATCAAACCGAAAGCAAAAATACTCACTTAAGTCCCAGTTTCCTCTCAATGAGCTCTTTGAACTTGTGTGCGCCTCCACCCGTGGCTTTGATAACTTTGGTTTCGGTGTTGACCAGATGGTCTTTGATGAAGTCCAAGCACGTTTCAATGTACGCATTTTCAAACTTGATGAAGTGCAGCCGTGCAGTGACCTCTTCCTGCACGGATATCTCATACAGCTTATCACTGGCAGCCTCCTGAGACAAAGATGAGAAAGAGCACTCCATTACATCTACTGCTTATCTAAATGACAGCCATCGGTGGTGGTGGAGTCTTCACATCaagaaaaggcaggaaaacGGGGGATATAAGCTTTTCCCGATCCATGCAGCTCGGCTTTGTGGGATATAGTAAATCTTGGCACGGTACCCAGAATACCACAGATTGTACATCAATATTACCTTTGTAGCGTGGTCGAAAGATCGTACTTTGGCCACTTTGTGCTGAACAGTCGAGTAGTAGGCAAGCTTTGTGAGAGATCCACCTGTTAaggcaaaagaacaaaaataatgtCCGATTACAAACACGTTAGACGGCACACGTTAAACTGGATTCAGATCCAGACTTTAAACTGTAGCATTAGCTAATCAGAGACGGCACAACCTCACAGGCTAGCTAGCAGCTAACGCCAACGCTGCTGTACTTGTCAAAGTTGGCCAGGTTGCTCGGCAGACCTTCGCTTTAAAGGTAAAGATAAAGCCGAAATCTCACCAGACCTCCACCTTCACGGTGAGCACACTTGCTGTTAAACGAAACGAAACCTAGACACGAATTTAAggcgctaacgttagctttgcCTTGTTTACTTCACTTAAAGTCATGTGTTGTCATAGTATCAGGCTGCAGCGTAGCTGGACTGTGAGATTAGCTCCGTTCGAGCAAAAGTGgcgcaaaaaaaacaaagaaaactttttttaCTCACGTACCTATGTCTATTGCGAACCGCTTGGCGTTCTCCAAATTGCGGAATATCTCGTCGGGCGGAAGAGTGATGCTTTTATCCATGGTATGGCTACTTGTCCTGCTGTCAACTCGAACACATTCCGCCATGGTCGACAATGATTTGACGCTGCGTGCGtagcgtgcgtgcgtgcgtgccccCGGCCGTCCAATCAGCGTCCATATACAATCTGAGGGCGTGGCCCTGTAAACAGTTCAGTCACACAACGCAGTAAACGCTAGAACCTGTAATAACAGCTATAGCACCAATAATCTTTAAAAGgagcaaaaaaacaagatgatggAGGAGTTAGCTGGTGCAGTATGTCAAAGTATTAGTAAAGTATTACACATATGATGAGCAACAGATTTATCAGTCAGGTGGCTCATAGTAAACTATTTGTTATTGAGGCTGCTACAGATTTATAAAGATGACTCTTTTTCCACTCTTTCAACTTGGAAGTAATTATTGTAGCCGTTATGGTGAGTGGTTTGATTATTAAACTCTTTGTAGAAGTTGGCTCTGCTCATAACAAGCTTTTTGCTGTGCAGCCACAATTTGTCCACATCCACAGAGCTTTATTTTTGATTTCCAGTGGGGACCCCAAAGTTTCCAGAAATATCAAATATGTAAGTATAATTGTGGGGAAATCTGTATAACCGATGCATATTATTTCCATGTGTTGGTAGAATGGTGCAGCCAAAGTCTCAGGTTTTACATCCATACAGATAGATGGATATTTTAAGGTAAGGTACTTaagggaaaacaaaagagaaaaacagtttcacagtttttgtgttgAATGGCACATACATAAACTAACCACTTTAGAGTAATGCTCATTTAAAGTGTCCTCAGTGAGAGATTtgacagcagactgcagagggatGGAGACGATAGCAGCCATTTTAAAGTAATGCAGTCAAACATTACACGAGTTCTATAAATAATACAATCCCTGCATTGTCAGTGCATTCAGTTAAGGTTGTTGTAAAGAATGAAATAACGCAGCTTGAGTTTcagttgatgttttttattcaaaaaaaTGAATGGGTCACATCAAAGAGGCACAAGTGGTGATGATGCATCACAGTAATACTTTTAGACGATGTACTCAGATAGAGTGAACAGCTTCAGTGTCTTTACAAGAGACAGGAAATCATTTAGTTCAACCTAAACAAAGCGAACCAACTCTCTTAAACTGAGAGAACATAACTTTCAGATATACATTTGTACTGTTGACACAAGCAGACATGTTGATGATAGAACGGGTGACTTCAAGACCCAACATGGATCAGTAATGTTTTACAAAGTAAAAAGTTAATCAAATACatcaaaatggaaaacaagCTACCAGAAAGTAGCAGAGATTTGCTAATTGCTGTCACTGCATCACTCTTTGTGCAGAAGACTGCAGGACTTAAAGGCAGGAGCGATAATTCTGACCAGTATTGGCCAATTTCTGATTATATTGATAAATCAATAAAAGAACATGTAGTATTCGTAGAATACAATTTTGTGCTCCtcaacattttcactgaaataaattcatttttctttgaaaatacatttcaaaaagcAGATGGAAGTACAACACTTTGGACAGAAAACCGCCATTACACTTCAGAATATGTCTGATAATAACTTTTGACCAATGTGGTCATCAGAGTTTGTCTGGTAGTAACTCCAGTGTGTAGGTGTCTACCACGGCCTCCAGGGGGCGCTGTTGACTGGACTCTTGTCTTTGGTGATGCTGGTCTGGACTGTGGAGCTCGGCAGAGAGAATTCAGCCTCTCTCAGGTTCTCATCAGAGGAAGACTGCAGCTTGTTGAAGTGGTTCAGAAGACTTCTCTGGGACTGTGTCTTCACCTGCTGCCTGGACAGGAAGTGCTCCACCTGTTGGACACACCTGAAGTAGCCCTgatcaacagctgctgagtcTACggctcgctgctgctgctgctgttgctgctgctgcagttgtctcaggacacaaACTGTCATCTCCAGGATGTCTGCTTTCTCCAGCTTGgagtctggctgctgtttgatgaaCTCTGGACTCAGGAGAGACTTGAGCTGCTCAATGCTGCTGTTGATTCGCTCTCTGCGTAACTTCTCCACCAGAGGctttctgagctgcagagagaagaacaaAGTCATTAATCATCTTATTCTGGAGTGAAGTGTAAACATGAATGAAGACAACCTCTCATTAACAGTATTTCAGTCGTATTGAATCTTGAATTTACCTTGTGGGTCAGAGTCAGATGGTCCTGAGAATTGGTCATTGCTGCAGTGATTGTAGGTGCCATGGCTGGATGTCTGTGCTGTAGAGGTCTCTGTGGAGAGAATGTGATCTCTGCTGgcttcatccctcctctttaTAGTCCCACATCTCCATATGAATGTGTGGGTCTTGGTTTGGCTGGACTTTCTCAcactctcagccaatcagagagctcgGTGACACAATAAGGCATGTGGAGCAGCAACACGCTGAATTGCTTCAGGGACAATGGTTAGATCTCAGGGGAACAGGTGGAGGACTGGGGGGGTGAtggagagagactgacagagctctgtGTGAATCTGGGAAAGTGGTGACCCTGTAGAGAGAGCAGATCTGCTGCCTGATGCTGAGATCAATGACTTTGACTGAGCACACGCTCATCACACACGTGGGAGAGTGACTGTGCGATTGTCCTCAACGTGACAGACACTCACATTCCTTAGAGGCTCTGAGGTGTTGTTGAATTTGTGCTATTAAATCAAGTATCAGCCTTTGAAGTTGATCATGTTAAAAAACTGGAACATTTATTCATCATAAATGATGATTGATTAAAGGAGTTTTTAAGTGAACACACACCTAAACTATCTTGCCAACGGTCACAATTTAAGTTATTAGTTCATACAAGCTCAGTTCATGTTGTGATGAGACGATCAGTGAAGTCAAACTCATTCAGCTGAAAGTCGTCCAGATGTGTCTtctgtcatgtgactgctgtTCCAGTGAGTAACGAGTCAGTCAGGGTTTCCCACACTGAATCCTGGGAGCTGCCATCAGTAACCATAGAAGGAGTCTGACAGCATTATTGACGACCTTAATGGCCAGAAAGTAACAACGATGGTGATTGAGTTTTAATGTGGAGGAGGATTTGAATGGAAAGTTGCCtatttaagtacaattttgatgtacttgtactttccttgagtattttcattttgtgctccttcTTACTTCTATCCCACAACACATCTTTGATCATTTCAGTTACTTCTTCTTATGCAGATTTAGTTCGATATTACAAAATGTAATCAACAAATACATTATTAAGTTTTAAACCACCTTTACCAGCTTCAGCatgaaagtgatgaacacatgaatgcatcatcaATTGTAATTCAATATTCTGCatcatgagtacttttacttttggtactttaagtatattttaatgctaatacttttcaacttttactaaagtaaaaaaCTACTTGTAActgagtatttctacactgtggtattacttCTCTCTCTTAGTACTTCTTCGCTTccctttttatgttttctacaacaaactccattaaaaatgtctttgccTTCTTTTATCTGTCAGTTAACGTGAGTCAGTTTATGTGGATGTTTCTTAAAACACATGGAATTCAGACAAAAGTACACGTATGTTAAAACATGAAGCAAGACAAAACTCTTTATATCCCTTGTTGTAAGGGCGACATCGCCCTGGCAGCTTGGCATCCGTCAATAGAATAAACAAAAAGGCTTGCATTGAAATGATGACCTGATCAACAAGAGGGGAGCTCAAGT includes the following:
- the pank4 gene encoding 4'-phosphopantetheine phosphatase produces the protein MAECVRVDSRTSSHTMDKSITLPPDEIFRNLENAKRFAIDIGGSLTKLAYYSTVQHKVAKVRSFDHATKEAASDKLYEISVQEEVTARLHFIKFENAYIETCLDFIKDHLVNTETKVIKATGGGAHKFKELIERKLGLKVDKEDEMTCLIKGCNFVLRNIPHEAFVYAKHADSEFRFQTTQPDIFPYLLVNIGSGVSIVKVESEDKFERIGGSSIGGGTFWGLGALLTKTKRFDELLQLASKGQHTSVDMLVKDIYGGSYGSLGLTGDLIASSFGKSATADKEFSKEDMAKSLLHMISNDIGQLACLYAKLHNLSRVYFGGFFIRGHPVTMHTITYSINFFTKGEVQALFLRHEGYLGAIGAFLKGAEEDNPNQYSWGENYAGSSGLMSVSPDMNPMQRARSGTFDMLEMDRLERQLVNLPLLQDPSSYIPDTMDLTEDALAREYWLYCFEEALDGVVKRAVASQPDMPEAAERAEKFRQKYRHKLQTLRHQPFAYGSLTVRSLLDTREHCLNEFNFPDPYSKIKQKENDIALKYYQKAVKSLEELSWEERQFALVRGVLAGNVFDWGAKAVSDVLESDPEFGFEEAKRQLEERPWLIDSYDQWLERLKGPPHKCALFFVDNSGVDIILGVIPFVRELLSRGTEVVLASNSGPALNDVTNGELQILTERIAAMDPVIQAGLREDRLTLVQSGSSSPCLDLSRLDKVLAMVVRERQTDLVIIEGMGRAIHTNYYAMLSCESLKMAVIKNSWLADRLGGKLFSVVFKYEVPAGKGSQHSPALTPS
- the LOC143331272 gene encoding transcription factor HES-5-like, yielding MKPAEITFSPQRPLQHRHPAMAPTITAAMTNSQDHLTLTHKLRKPLVEKLRRERINSSIEQLKSLLSPEFIKQQPDSKLEKADILEMTVCVLRQLQQQQQQQQQRAVDSAAVDQGYFRCVQQVEHFLSRQQVKTQSQRSLLNHFNKLQSSSDENLREAEFSLPSSTVQTSITKDKSPVNSAPWRPW